The DNA sequence TCCGCTTCCGCAGAAATAATAAGTGTCACTGCCGACCTCGAGGATGTGCCCCGCGTGAGCGATCTCGACGGTCATGCCACAAACCGGATCGGTGGCGAAACCGGACTCGTCGGCGACGGGAACGGGCTTGCTCCGGCGGACGGCGACGATCTCGGCGAGGATGCTCAGGGCGATTTCCTCCGGCGCTACCGCTCCGATGTCGAGGCCAGCGGGCGTCTTGACACGATCGCGATCGGCTACGTCATCGAGTAGGGCACTGGCGCGCTTCTTGCTCGCGACGAGAGCGATATAGCCCGCTTCGGTCCCGAGGGCGGCCCGGATCGCTTCCTCATCGTAGCTGCCGTGGCTCGCGATCACGATGTAGGCTTCGCCCCCGTCCGCGGCGGAGAAATCGATCCGGTCGACGAAAACATCCGCGGCAGGGAACTGCTCGGGCTTCGCCTCGGGAGACATCGCGGTGACGCGAAAGCCC is a window from the Vicinamibacteria bacterium genome containing:
- a CDS encoding XdhC family protein, which gives rise to MNILEEALRLEKAGEPFVIAIVVRAVKPTSAKPGAKAIITETGGWIGWIGGSCSRPAVAYEARKVLASGEARLLQLSPDQTCASGGALDIYLEPHVPKPHLIIVGHLPVAEALCSLGKPLGFRVTAMSPEAKPEQFPAADVFVDRIDFSAADGGEAYIVIASHGSYDEEAIRAALGTEAGYIALVASKKRASALLDDVADRDRVKTPAGLDIGAVAPEEIALSILAEIVAVRRSKPVPVADESGFATDPVCGMTVEIAHAGHILEVGSDTYYFCGSGCKERFSTHAR